One genomic region from Populus nigra chromosome 8, ddPopNigr1.1, whole genome shotgun sequence encodes:
- the LOC133700870 gene encoding leucine-rich repeat extensin-like protein 3, with the protein MDTGSSTTSISLILGLIFTFCALLVESQSQNGPSPPSPPPSPPPPFPPPPSPPPPPPPLPPPPSPPPPPPPPPPPPPPSKSPPLPPRKKLQPPPPPPRDRSTGNVMRRRSHPPPPPPPPSKNHQMNSGKKIGLLFVGIAAILQIGVVGFLAYKRRQLLKINDRYEACSS; encoded by the coding sequence ATGGACACGGGATCATCAACCACCTCCATCTCTCTGATTTTAGGGCTTATATTCACCTTTTGTGCGCTTCTTGTTGAATCACAATCACAGAACGGTCCTTCACCACCCTCGCCGCCGCCGTCTCCGCCGCCGCCCTTTCCACCGCCTCCATCACCACcccctccacctccacctctaCCTCCACCTCCatcaccacctcctcctcctcctcctcctcctccacctccacctccatcAAAATCACCTCCACTTCCGCCGAGAAAGAAACTGCAGCCACCACCCCCGCCACCAAGGGATAGGTCTACTGGAAACGTAATGAGAAGGAGAAGtcatccaccaccaccaccaccaccaccatcgaAGAATCACCAGATGAATAGTGGGAAAAAGATTGGGTTACTGTTTGTGGGCATTGCCGCAATCTTGCAGATTGGTGTTGTTGGGTTCTTGGCTTACAAAAGAAGGCAGCTTTTGAAGATTAATGATAGATATGAAGCTTGCtcttcttaa
- the LOC133701930 gene encoding growth-regulating factor 5-like yields MLNTTSARNSLLFTATQWNELEHQALIYKYMISGVPVPPELLYSVKRSLESSLASRLFPHQPTGWGCFQAGVGRKADPEPGRCRRTDGKKWRCSKEAYPDSKYCERHMHRGKNRSRKPVELASTTTTAAAAAIPLTSINRNLYNNTVSPSSSSYSFSNLSSSMESEIYAHQDSSRSTFLYPHSSSSGPPAGSGFSPQNSTTHNLFLDCGSSPHADKEYRECMDERAFFPDALGSARGVQDSYNQLTMSSYKGYSQSQFQSFANTSKEEQQQPGHHCFVLGTDIIKSSATRSIKLEKEPETQKPLHHFFGEWEPKDADSGLDLASSSRPDHDTGYSCFADELKSQ; encoded by the exons ATGTTGAATACAACAAGTGCCAGAAATAGCCTTCTTTTTACTGCAACTCAATGGAATGAGCTTGAACACCAAGCTCTCATTTACAAATACATGATCTCTGGTGTCCCTGTCCCGCCGGAACTCCTCTATTCTGTCAAAAGAAGCTTGGAATCTTCTTTGGCATCAAGACTCTTTCCTCATCAACCTA CAGGGTGGGGTTGTTTTCAGGCGGGTGTTGGCAGAAAAGCAGACCCAGAGCCAGGAAGGTGCAGAAGAACGGATGGAAAGAAATGGAGGTGCTCAAAAGAAGCATACCCAGACTCCAAGTACTGTGAGCGGCACATGCACAGAGGCAAGAATCGTTCAAGAAAGCCTGTGGAACTTGCATCAACTACTACAacagcagcggcagcagcaaTTCCTTTAACATCAATCAACAGAAACCTCTATAACAACACTGTTTCGCCCTCCAGTTCCTCTTATTCTTTCTCTAACCTTTCTTCATCTATGGAATCTGAAATTTATGCCCATCAAGATTCTAGCCGCAGCACCTTCCTTTATCCTCATTCTTCATCTTCTGGTCCTCCAGCTGGTTCTGGTTTTTCACCTCAAAACAGCACCACTCATAACCTGTTTTTGGACTGTGGATCTTCTCCTCATGCTGATAAAGAGTATAG GGAGTGTATGGACGAGAGAGCTTTCTTCCCAGATGCTTTAGGGAGTGCAAGAGGCGTACAAGACTCATACAATCAATTGACAATGAGTTCCTACAAAGGTTACTCGCAGTCACAGTTTCAAAGCTTTGCTAATACTTCTAAAGAAGAGCAGCAACAACCAGGGCACCATTGCTTTGTTTTGGGCACTGATATTATCAAGTCATCAGCTACAAGGTCAATCAAGTTGGAGAAAGAACCTGAAACCCAGAAGCCATTGCACCATTTCTTTGGTGAGTGGGAACCGAAGGATGCAGACTCTGGGCTTGATCTTGCATCCAGTTCAAGACCTGATCACGACACtg GTTACTCATGTTTCGCAGATGAATTGAAGTCTCAATAA